A stretch of Numenius arquata chromosome 11, bNumArq3.hap1.1, whole genome shotgun sequence DNA encodes these proteins:
- the RASL12 gene encoding ras-like protein family member 12 isoform X2, with translation MSSMFGKPRAGGERPPQSPLAECNVAILGCRGAGKSEDTYSSEELVDQQPVLLKVMDTADQDGPGNCERYLRWASAFLVVYSIEDRKSFDGCQSYLEVLALHARGCQRRCPVLLVGNKLDMEQYRQVPAAEGMSLASRFGCLFYEVSACQDFAGVQHVFHEAVREVRRQAERSLPLRPLFITEERPCLPMATPVTLPARHGVASCTFNTLSTVNCKEIPSVAQAKLVTVKSSRAQSKRKAPTLTLLKGFKIF, from the exons ATGTCCTCGATGTTCGGCAAACCCCGAGCCGGCGGCGAGCGGCCGCCCCAGAGCCCCCTCGCCGAGTGCAACGTGGCCATCCTGGGGTGCCGAGGGGCTGGCAAGTCAG AGGACACCTACTCCTCAGAGGAGCTGGTGGACCAGCAGCCCGTGCTGCTGAAGGTGATGGACACCGCCGACCAG GACGGCCCCGGGAACTGCGAGCGCTACCTGCGCTGGGCCAGCGCCTTCCTCGTCGTCTACAGCATCGAGGATAGGAAGAGCTTTGATGGCTGCCAGAGCTACCTGGAGGTCCTCGCCCTGCACGCGAGGGGCTGCCAGCGCCGCTGCCCCGTGCTCCTGGTGGGCAACAAGCTGGACATGGAGCAGTACAG GCAGGTCCCCGCAGCCGAAGGGATGTCCCTGGCGAGCAGGTTCGGGTGCCTCTTCTACGAGGTGTCAGCGTGCCAGGACTTTGCCGGAGTGCAGCACGTCTTCCATGAAGCCGTGCGGGAGGTGCGGCGCCAGGCGGAGCGCAGCCTGCCCCTCCGGCCACTCTTCATCACCGAGGAGCGTCCCTGCCTGCCGATGGCCACGCCGGTCACCCTGCCCGCCCGCCACGGCGTGGCCAGCTGCACCTTCAACACCCTCTCCACCGTCAACTGCAAGGAGATCCCCTCGGTGGCCCAGGCCAAGCTGGTCACCGTCAAGTCCTCGCGGGCTCAGAGCAAGAGGAAAGCTCCCACGCTCACCTTGCTGAAAGGCTTCAAGATATTTTAG
- the RASL12 gene encoding ras-like protein family member 12 isoform X1: protein MSSMFGKPRAGGERPPQSPLAECNVAILGCRGAGKSALTVKFLTKRFISEYDPNLEDTYSSEELVDQQPVLLKVMDTADQDGPGNCERYLRWASAFLVVYSIEDRKSFDGCQSYLEVLALHARGCQRRCPVLLVGNKLDMEQYRQVPAAEGMSLASRFGCLFYEVSACQDFAGVQHVFHEAVREVRRQAERSLPLRPLFITEERPCLPMATPVTLPARHGVASCTFNTLSTVNCKEIPSVAQAKLVTVKSSRAQSKRKAPTLTLLKGFKIF, encoded by the exons ATGTCCTCGATGTTCGGCAAACCCCGAGCCGGCGGCGAGCGGCCGCCCCAGAGCCCCCTCGCCGAGTGCAACGTGGCCATCCTGGGGTGCCGAGGGGCTGGCAAGTCAG CCCTGACGGTGAAGTTTCTAACCAAGAGGTTCATTAGCGAATATGATCCGAACTTGG AGGACACCTACTCCTCAGAGGAGCTGGTGGACCAGCAGCCCGTGCTGCTGAAGGTGATGGACACCGCCGACCAG GACGGCCCCGGGAACTGCGAGCGCTACCTGCGCTGGGCCAGCGCCTTCCTCGTCGTCTACAGCATCGAGGATAGGAAGAGCTTTGATGGCTGCCAGAGCTACCTGGAGGTCCTCGCCCTGCACGCGAGGGGCTGCCAGCGCCGCTGCCCCGTGCTCCTGGTGGGCAACAAGCTGGACATGGAGCAGTACAG GCAGGTCCCCGCAGCCGAAGGGATGTCCCTGGCGAGCAGGTTCGGGTGCCTCTTCTACGAGGTGTCAGCGTGCCAGGACTTTGCCGGAGTGCAGCACGTCTTCCATGAAGCCGTGCGGGAGGTGCGGCGCCAGGCGGAGCGCAGCCTGCCCCTCCGGCCACTCTTCATCACCGAGGAGCGTCCCTGCCTGCCGATGGCCACGCCGGTCACCCTGCCCGCCCGCCACGGCGTGGCCAGCTGCACCTTCAACACCCTCTCCACCGTCAACTGCAAGGAGATCCCCTCGGTGGCCCAGGCCAAGCTGGTCACCGTCAAGTCCTCGCGGGCTCAGAGCAAGAGGAAAGCTCCCACGCTCACCTTGCTGAAAGGCTTCAAGATATTTTAG
- the KBTBD13 gene encoding kelch repeat and BTB domain-containing protein 13 — MTPEEEGSRAGPPERVRIWVEEQSFWVEKTLLVESSEYFRALFRSGMKESTQEEIGLGELSAAGFLAMLQVLAGERPILGSEETFQAVECAAFLQVKPLAKYLIHSINSDNCILLYQAAAIFGLLDLFHCAALYIRDSYSELEEYLDCLSADLLAYVEALLPSTFVAVGAHTPTFEFLEDLSRTICYLDEETNTWRTLSCLPLTASTFLAGMATMDNKIYIVGGVYGASKQVVESSFCYDADANAWSEFPSPHQLRYDVRLVGHEGYLYAIGGEYEKISLKSVERYDVASNTWTFVSDLPQPSAAAPCAQAMGQIFVCLWKPLDTTVIYEYETQRDEWLPVTELKRHQSYGHCMVAHRDNLYVMRNGPSDDFLRCVIDCFNLTSRQWTALPGQFLNSKGALFTAVIRGDTVYTVNKMLTLLYSVEEETWRFKKERAGFPRSGSLQTFLLRLPRRDHDIAM, encoded by the coding sequence ATGACCCCAGAGGAGGAAGGCTCCCGGGCAGGGCCCCCGGAGCGGGTGCGTATCTGGGTGGAGGAGCAATCGTTTTGGGTGGAGAAGACGTTGCTGGTGGAGAGCAGCGAGTACTTCCGTGCCCTCTTCCGCTCGGGCATGAAGGAGAGCACGCAGGAGGAGATCGGGCTGGGGGAGCTGAGCGCGGCCGGGTTCCTCGCCATGCTGCAGGTGCTGGCGGGTGAGAGGCCCATCCTCGGCAGCGAGGAGACCTTCCAGGCGGTCGAGTGTGCCGCCTTCCTGCAGGTGAAGCCCTTGGCCAAGTACCTGATCCACTCCATCAACTCCGACAACTGCATCCTGCTGTACCAAGCCGCCGCCATATTCGGTCTCCTGGACCTCTTCCACTGCGCCGCGCTCTACATCAGGGACAGCTACTCCGAGCTGGAGGAGTACCTGGACTGCCTCTCCGCTGACCTGCTGGCCTACGTGGAAGCCCTCCTACCCAGCACCTTCGTGGCAGTAGGAGCCCACACGCCCACCTTTGAGTTCTTGGAGGACCTCTCCAGGACCATCTGCTACCTGGATGAGGAGACCAACACATGGAGGACCCTCTCCTGCCTGCCACTGACTGCCAGCACGTTCCTAGCCGGCATGGCAACCATGGATAATAAGATCTACATCGTGGGTGGTGTCTACGGGGCCAGCAAGCAGGTGGTGGAGAGCAGCTTCTGCTACGATGCCGATGCCAACGCTTGGAGCGAGTTCCCCAGCCCCCATCAGCTGCGCTACGACGTCAGGCTGGTGGGCCACGAGGGCTACCTATACGCCATCGGTGGGGAGTACGAGAAGATCTCGCTGAAGTCCGTGGAGAGGTACGATGTGGCTTCCAATACCTGGACGTTTGTCTCTGACCTGCCACAGCCAAGTGCGGCGGCACCCTGTGCCCAAGCCATGGGCCAGATCTTTGTTTGCTTGTGGAAGCCGCTGGACACTACTGTCATCTATGAGTACGAGACCCAGCGAGATGAGTGGCTTCCCGTCACCGAGCTCAAGCGGCACCAGAGCTATGGGCACTGCATGGTGGCCCACCGTGACAACCTCTATGTCATGCGCAACGGCCCCTCGGATGACTTCTTGCGTTGTGTCATCGACTGCTTCAACCTGACGTCGCGGCAGTGGACTGCCCTGCCTGGGCAGTTCTTGAATAGCAAAGGGGCCCTCTTCACCGCCGTCATCAGGGGTGACACCGTCTACACCGTCAACAAGATGCTGACGCTCCTCTACTCTGTGGAAGAGGAGACCTGGAGGTTCAAGAAGGAGCGGGCAGGTTTCCCACGCAGCGGCTCCCTGCAGACCTTCCTCCTGCGGCTGCCGAGGCGCGACCACGACATCGCAATGTAG